Sequence from the Aerococcus tenax genome:
AGATTCAAGATTTTCAAGAAGTTTTGGCCAGTGCCTTTAACCAGACAAAATATAATATGGTTCCCCCAACCTTGGATTCAGTAACAATTCGAGGAATTGACAGTCAACGTTCAGAACATAAAAAGGTAACCTTTGTTATGGCCTTGACCAAGTCTAATTTACCTAAGGCTTATCAAAACCATAGTCTACTGACTGATGAAGATCGGGAGGTTTTAAATCATTATTTTACCCCCAATGAAGGCTTGAACTTAAGTAGCCAAGTCAAGACAAATAATGAAAAATTTATTGCCTATAAACTCTTTTTATCTGCTAGTGAACGTTTATATTTATCTTTTCCCTATAATCAACTAGGAGATAAGGCCACAGATATCTCTCCTTATTTAACATATTTAATTGATCGCTTTGACCTCGAAGTTTGGGATAAAAAATCACTAGCCTTGCCAGTGTCTGAGAAAGACTCTCTAGTTTTTGGCAACTGGCGTAGTCAATTGCATTATTTGATCCAAGTTTATCAAGGCAATAAAAGTAAGCACTCGGCGATTTCAGATCGATGGGAAGTACTCAAAGATGCACTGAGCCAAGAGACTAAGAGTCGGGACTATAGCTTCAGAGCACTTCAAGGACTAAACCACCAAAATAAAGTGGTCAATTTAAGTTCAGAGGAAGCAAAGGCCCTATATGGATCTCAACTGGCGGTATCCGTCTCAAGCTTAGAATTGTATAATAAGGATCCTTTTTCTTACTTTTTACAGTACGGTTTAAAGTTAAGAGAGCGACCCATCTTTAAAATTGATGAGCGCCTGACAGGAAGTTATTTCCACCGGGTACTGCAAGAATATTATGACCTAAAGAAACAGTCGGATGACTCCTTTGATGAACTATTTTCTCATGCGCTCAATACCACGTTAAAGGATCCAGCCTATGATATTTTTTCGGCCAACCAGTTCTATAATTACCAATTAAAACAATTAAACTTTAACCTTAATCGTTTTATCAAACAATTTGATATAAAAATGAATAAGACCAAGTGGCATAACTATGCTAATGAAGCAAGTTTTGGGATGAAGGCGGATCAATCCTATTCCTTTAATCTTTCTGACCAGACTAGGGTTCACCTGCGGGGAATTATCGACCGCATTGATACTTTTAATTGGCAGTTTAAGGGGCAAGATTACTTAGTTAGTCAAATCACTGATTATAAATCAGGGGCAAGGGCAATCAATCTTGGCGATATATTCCAAGGGACTAATATCCAGCTATATACTTATTTATTAGTCTGTTTGGAAAAATTTCAAGCCCAGTATCCCGATAAAAAGATCATTCCCTTTGGAGCCTTTTATCAAAAAGTGACTGCTCCATTGAAAAAGGTTGAAAACCAAAGCGAATATTCTGAGATGATGGCGAAAAATGCTAGCGGCACGGTTGATTTAAGTCAAGAATTAAAAAGTAATGAATATTTCCTAGCTAGCCAGCAACTACTCGAGGACATTATGAAAGCGGGCTATGATGGGGAAGACTTGTATGCTTATGGACTGAAAAAAGACGGAGATTTTGATAAGAATAGGTCACGAAAAATATTGACTTTAAAAGAATTCCAAGCCCTATTAGACTATATAAAAGAAATTATTTATAACAGTTCAGAAAATATCATGAGTGGTGATATTCAATTGCGTCCCCTGGAAGATGAAAAATACCTTCCCTCGACAACAGCCTATAAAAGTATTGCCCAATTTGATTTAACCGAGCCAGGCAAACACTATCGAGACAGATTAAAGCTCTCTAAGGAAGCCTTTTTCCAAATGATCGCAAATGAATTCAATGAGACAAGTGAGGAGGAAGAATAAGGGTGGAAATACCAATTAAACCGCAAAATGCAACTTATACGGACCAACAATGGTCTGCTATTCATTTAAACCAGCATAATTTATTACTTTCGGCCTCAGCTGGCTCAGGAAAAACCCGGGTATTGGTTGAGAGAATTATAAATCAAGTGAAAAATGGGCGTAAGCTATCAGAACTCTTAGTGGTTACTTTTACAGAATTAGCAGCTAAGGAAATGAAAGAACGTATTGAGAAAAGCTTAAAAGATGAAATTAATCGGGAGCTGGATAGTCAAAAAAGATTTCACCTCCAAAGGGAAGTTCAGGCCTTGCCCCAAGCGAATATCTCGACCATTGATGCCTTTTGTCGGCAAGTGATCAATCGCTACTATTATTTAATTGATCTGGACCCCAAATTTCGCCTAGTGACCGATGAGACGGAATGGTTACTCTTTTATGAAAAAGTTTGGAAAAAGTTAAAAGAAGACCTTTTAGACCGTGAAAGTGATATTTATGGCGATTATCATGATGAATTTGTGATCCTCAGCAATAATTATTCAGATGGCCGTCAAGCTAGTGATGATAAGCTTAGCCAGTTAATTTTTGCTTTGTATAATAAGGCACGGTCTCACGCCAACCCCAAGGGCTGGCTCCAAGAAGCTTTAAAGTATTATCAAGCTGACAAAACATACTCTCAAAGCAATTTTTACCGTCAGGAGCTGGTCCCTTATTTATCCCAGCTACTGGAAAATCGCTATATCAAAGCCTTTACTGACTATGAAGAAAGCATTCCCAGTCAAGGTCTAGCAGGAGATGAAAAAGGCGAAGGCATTCAGAAATTAATTGCCGGCATCCAAGAGCAAAAGCAGTTTTTTATCCATTTAAAAGACCTGCTAGAAAACAAGGACTATCAAGCAGCCTATGAGTATTTTAATGACCGCCCCAAATTCGCCTTCATTAACTACAAGGTTAAGGCCAAGTCTCCAGCTATGGATCAAAAAAAGGCCCTAAGATCTGCTTATAGTCAACTGCTAAAAGACTTGCAATTAAATGCTAAAATCAACCAGACTGACCTCTATAAATTTTTAGCCTTTGATGAAGAGACCACAAATAAAATGCTTGAAGAGAGCTATGACTTAGCTACAGCCATTGTTCATCTTTGTCAGTTATTCATTGACCGCATGCAAGCAAAAATGCTTGAAGAAAAGCAGCTGGATTTTCAAGCCATTGAATTATATACCTATCAAATTCTAAGTCCGACTGATCCTGACAAGAATGAAGCCCTGCTTTATTATCAGTCCCGCTTTAAAGAAGTCATGGTCGATGAGTATCAAGACGTCAACGGCCTGCAAGAGGCGATCATTCAAGCGGTTAGTCAAGAAGGTCGGTCCCATAATCGCTTCATGGTAGGGGATGTGAAGCAAAGTATCTATCGCTTCCGCTATGCCGACCCTAAATTATTTATGGACAAGTACCAGCGCTATGCTAACTTTGACGAGCAAACGCCGCCATTTGAGAAGCCTTCTTATCGAATCAATCTAGCGGAAAATTTCCGTAGTCGCCCTGAGATATTAAGCTTTGTCAACTTTGTCTTTTCTCAATTAATGGACGAAAAAATCGGTGGAGTCGACTATCTTTCTGAAGGACAGTTAAGTGTAGGAGCCACTTGGTACCCAGACCTAGAAGGCTATGAAACGGAAGTCTTTTTAGTGGAAGAAAATGAGGATTACCGTCAAAGCTTAGATAGCAATCAAGAACTGTCTCGAACCGAACTCCAAGCAGAAGTGATTGCCCAAAAAATAACTTCACTCCTGCAAAAGGGCTTTAAGGTTTATGATAAGGATGCAAGTAGTGAAGATAAGATGCGCCTGCTACGCTATAGTGATATTGTTATTTTGGGGAGTAATCGTACTTTTTATCAAGATTTAGAAAATATTTTCAGTCAATACGATATCCCGATTATGCAAGATAAAAAGCAAAATTATTTTCAACGAACTGAAATTATGACTATGGTGGAGCTGTTGAAGTTAATTGATAACCCTTATCAAGATATTCCTTTGGCAGCAGTATTACGGTCACCAATTATCGGCTTGACTGAACCAGAAATGGCTCAGATACGCATGGCTGAGCGGGAGGGGGGTTATTTTGATGCGGTCCAATCTTATATTGAATCTCACCAAAATGAAAAGGATAATGACCTGCTCGATAAACTCCAACAACTGCTCGATTGGCTCCGGTCCTGGCGCACTTTCACCAAAGAGCACTCGATCGCCCAATTAATTTGGCAAATCTACCAAGATACAGGCTATTTAGACTATGTGAGTGGGATGAATAATGGTTTACAACGTGAAAGCAACTTACACGGCTTATATAAAAGGGCCTATGATTTTGAGGAAAACCAATTTAGGGGTCTTTTTCAATTTATCCGTTTTATTGAAAAAATGCAAGAACGTGAGAAAGACTTAGAAAGTCCCCAAACCATCGATCTCAATCAAAATGCAGTCCAATTAATGACCGTCCATGCTAGCAAGGGACTAGAATTTCCGGTTGTTTTTTACTTTAATATGGCTAAAGGTTTTAATGTCGACGATTTAAAGAATGAACTTTTGCTTAATGACCAAATAGGTATTGGGGTTAAAGTCAGAGACCGTTTTAATGGCATCAGCTATAGCAACCCGATTCGTTTATTGGCTGAACACTACGAGCGTCTTGAACTTAGTGCAGAGGAACAACGTAAGTTATATGTGGCCCTAACCCGGGCTGAGCAAAAACTTTATCTAGTAGGCGCGACAGAAGACCGAGATAAAACTTTTGATCAATGGATTAAATGGGCCGACTTGAGTCAAAAAAATCAGGTTATCGATGAGAGTCTACGCGCTATTTCTAATCAAAGCGATAATATCCAAAAATGGATCGGAACTGCAATTGCCCGCCATCCGGATTTTAGAAATAAAAGTCATTATGACCAGGCGCCTCAATCCAGCTATCAAAGCGTGACTACGGATTTTCATATCCAGGTGATCAATGAGGAAGAACTCTTAAACCACACAGCCTTTCAAAATATTCAACTTGCGCCTGAAAAGGCAAGCGTTAAGACGGAGAATCTTCAAACAGAAATCATATCATCGCCCTTGGATTATGACTATCCCTATCAGGCAGCTAGTCAGACGAGTAGTTATCAGTCAGTGTCGGAATTAAAGCGGCTGTTTGAGGAACCAGAAGATGGCCGTCAAATGCAGTGGCGCTATTCAAATAGTCAGAGTGAGGCAGTGCAAGGTCTGCGATTTACTCCGAGTCACTATCCCGCCCCAGAATTTATTCAGAGTCAAACCACGCATAGTCCCAGTGAGCATGGCTCAGCCATTCATTTACTCCTACAAGCGATTGACTTAAAGGCTATGCCAAGTTTCGATTCACTAGCTGCAAGCTATAAGGACTTAGTTGATAAGGGTCTACTCGAAGAAAGCAGTTTAAGTGAAGCGGATCTACAGCAGCTATTAGCTTTCTTTGAAACGACTATGGGTAAAAGAATTATTCACCCTAAGAGCCAAGTTTACCGGGAACAGCCTTTTTCCTATTTACTGCCTTATCGCCAACTAAAGTCTTCTACTGGGCTAGCCCTCAATGATAAGGTTCTCATTCACGGAATTATTGATGGATTCCTCATCGATGAAAATGACCAGGTATGGCTGTTTGACTATAAAACCGACCATATTGGCTATTTACCCGTTAAAGAGCAAAGGCAAGTCCTGTTGAAACGCTATCGGGTCCAAATGTCACTTTATAAAAAAGCTTTAACTTCAATTTTAGAACGACCGGTAGATTATGCGGTCTTAATAGCCCTTGATTCTTTAGAGACTTTCCCGGTGGAATAAAAATTAAATAAATCTTGCTTTAGAGGGGATAAACATGCTATAATAACTTTTGTTGAAAAGAGCATGTTTGTTCTGCGGGTGTAGTTTAGTGGTAAAACTGCAGCTTCCCAAGCTGTCGTCGCGAGTTCGATTCTCGTCACCCGCTTTATATTGACTATTAAAGTGAGACTAGCTTGTCTCACTTTTTATTTGGTGCGCCTGGCATGGGCGACAACTCGGTGGTGAAAGTCCACTACAGGCCTTTGCAGTAGGAACTGTTAGCCAATGACAAGGGTGTCCACCGTGAGGTGGAATCTGAAGGAAGTTGGAGGCAAATACTTGCACTGACGTACAGAAACTTCATAAAGAAAGGCTGTCAAAAGATGGATGAGCTTGCCAGACAAAGTGAAGTCCAATACTGCACGAATCTGAGACAGTAGATGAAGCAGTGACATGAGTAGAAAGTTGTCGTTCTTACCCAGGGAGATCTCACAGACGGCGCAGGAGTCCCCTTATAAGAAGCCGGTCGAAAAAGGTTTACTGTGAGAAGTCAGCCGAAGTCATAGTAGTTTCCAGAGGAAACGAAGGACTGAACAATATCCATGTTTATTTAGATGGGAGGTAGCTCAATTATGGGAAAAGCAGAAAAGTTGCGGAAGCAACGCAGCCTACAGAGGAATAAGGTGGAACCTGAAAAGTATGTAGATGTGCTTAGTGGTAGAGCTATTGAATATATGAAAAGACATGATGGGTCTCTAATGAGTCTCGTTGTCAGAGAAGAAAACCTCATGCGAGCAGCTCAATTAGTTCGTAAGAACAAAGGAGCAGCTGGTATTGATGGTGTTTCCGCAGAAGCTGCGGAAGCTGAAGTAAGAAAGTATCTTAGACCCTTACAACAGAAATTGATGAATGCAACATATAAACCTCAACCGGTCAAGCGGGTAGAAATTCCCAAAGCCAATGGAGGAGTTCGTCGATTAGGTATTCCTGTGGTCAGGGATCGCATTGTTCAACAAGCCATTCGACAAGTGATTGAACCAATCATAGATCCTCAACTATCACCTTATAGTCATGGCTTTCGTAAAGGCAAGAGTGCACATAGTGCACTGAAACAATGTGTCGACTATTACGAAACAGGCTATAAAGTTGTGGTTGATTGCGATCTAAAGAATTGTTTCGATAATTTTAATCAAGATAAAATGATTCATTACTTGGAACAAATGGTAAAAGATCCAGCGATATCACGTATTCTTAGACGTTTTATGAGTGCAGGTGTTATTGATATGTCTGGTCAATTTATTGACAGTCATACGGGTACCCCTCAAGGGGGTGTTATTTCACCGCTTCTATGTAATGTTTATTTAAATGAATTGGATAGAGAATTAGAACGTCGTGGACATCGTTTTGTACGTTACGCAGATGACTTTGCGATTTTCGTCAAATCTAAGCGAGCAGGAGAACGTGTGCTAAAAAGTATTACTACTTACATTGAAAAAGATCTTCGATTAACCGTTAACCATGA
This genomic interval carries:
- a CDS encoding PD-(D/E)XK nuclease family protein, which gives rise to MRLQITRILETKDNREGTLRDMASFLAADQNHRVFYLVPEHMKFDMEKIILDNIQTYKSKPASDNGVAMMRLQVFSFKRLAWYFLEQNQEPIQSGLDDIGLMMLIKQILNDLQEDLLIFRRESGYIGFQEQLTQLFKEFDQGNISSHRLIEIYRTVEAEADGQDPLLDNQLDKLRELILIYQSFESKLSDQILTEQALYKQLKHYLTTTDLSQVRVVVDGFYRFTANEFDILGDLLAACDQVEVILTLDSQKTLKSEFQGQDLFSLSRQSYNKLVQLAKAIDCPLMLDRVGKINEQFDPGFYLLDQTLVKDWSNDKAAYATISKEEQDQVKNLIQVWSCQTPYIEAEQVANQIYHLVSCQAYRYQDIQILTRDFDQVREQLLPYLKMNNIPYFLDDSESMADHPLFLFIDALIRIYRYDWRYEDIFNLLRTELLLPLHDSDDPWSEVESFRREVDLTENVVLQNGYEGKQWWQKGVTWSYLRVDDYGQVVASESDQETQEIANQVKAFLAEALDGLFTAFDQASNNHDALLALYQFLVHYQIPEQLMLWAQNNALNNRLDEGRHHEQAWQAFIKVLDQYDRLFKDQSFKIQDFQEVLASAFNQTKYNMVPPTLDSVTIRGIDSQRSEHKKVTFVMALTKSNLPKAYQNHSLLTDEDREVLNHYFTPNEGLNLSSQVKTNNEKFIAYKLFLSASERLYLSFPYNQLGDKATDISPYLTYLIDRFDLEVWDKKSLALPVSEKDSLVFGNWRSQLHYLIQVYQGNKSKHSAISDRWEVLKDALSQETKSRDYSFRALQGLNHQNKVVNLSSEEAKALYGSQLAVSVSSLELYNKDPFSYFLQYGLKLRERPIFKIDERLTGSYFHRVLQEYYDLKKQSDDSFDELFSHALNTTLKDPAYDIFSANQFYNYQLKQLNFNLNRFIKQFDIKMNKTKWHNYANEASFGMKADQSYSFNLSDQTRVHLRGIIDRIDTFNWQFKGQDYLVSQITDYKSGARAINLGDIFQGTNIQLYTYLLVCLEKFQAQYPDKKIIPFGAFYQKVTAPLKKVENQSEYSEMMAKNASGTVDLSQELKSNEYFLASQQLLEDIMKAGYDGEDLYAYGLKKDGDFDKNRSRKILTLKEFQALLDYIKEIIYNSSENIMSGDIQLRPLEDEKYLPSTTAYKSIAQFDLTEPGKHYRDRLKLSKEAFFQMIANEFNETSEEEE
- the addA gene encoding helicase-exonuclease AddAB subunit AddA, producing MEIPIKPQNATYTDQQWSAIHLNQHNLLLSASAGSGKTRVLVERIINQVKNGRKLSELLVVTFTELAAKEMKERIEKSLKDEINRELDSQKRFHLQREVQALPQANISTIDAFCRQVINRYYYLIDLDPKFRLVTDETEWLLFYEKVWKKLKEDLLDRESDIYGDYHDEFVILSNNYSDGRQASDDKLSQLIFALYNKARSHANPKGWLQEALKYYQADKTYSQSNFYRQELVPYLSQLLENRYIKAFTDYEESIPSQGLAGDEKGEGIQKLIAGIQEQKQFFIHLKDLLENKDYQAAYEYFNDRPKFAFINYKVKAKSPAMDQKKALRSAYSQLLKDLQLNAKINQTDLYKFLAFDEETTNKMLEESYDLATAIVHLCQLFIDRMQAKMLEEKQLDFQAIELYTYQILSPTDPDKNEALLYYQSRFKEVMVDEYQDVNGLQEAIIQAVSQEGRSHNRFMVGDVKQSIYRFRYADPKLFMDKYQRYANFDEQTPPFEKPSYRINLAENFRSRPEILSFVNFVFSQLMDEKIGGVDYLSEGQLSVGATWYPDLEGYETEVFLVEENEDYRQSLDSNQELSRTELQAEVIAQKITSLLQKGFKVYDKDASSEDKMRLLRYSDIVILGSNRTFYQDLENIFSQYDIPIMQDKKQNYFQRTEIMTMVELLKLIDNPYQDIPLAAVLRSPIIGLTEPEMAQIRMAEREGGYFDAVQSYIESHQNEKDNDLLDKLQQLLDWLRSWRTFTKEHSIAQLIWQIYQDTGYLDYVSGMNNGLQRESNLHGLYKRAYDFEENQFRGLFQFIRFIEKMQEREKDLESPQTIDLNQNAVQLMTVHASKGLEFPVVFYFNMAKGFNVDDLKNELLLNDQIGIGVKVRDRFNGISYSNPIRLLAEHYERLELSAEEQRKLYVALTRAEQKLYLVGATEDRDKTFDQWIKWADLSQKNQVIDESLRAISNQSDNIQKWIGTAIARHPDFRNKSHYDQAPQSSYQSVTTDFHIQVINEEELLNHTAFQNIQLAPEKASVKTENLQTEIISSPLDYDYPYQAASQTSSYQSVSELKRLFEEPEDGRQMQWRYSNSQSEAVQGLRFTPSHYPAPEFIQSQTTHSPSEHGSAIHLLLQAIDLKAMPSFDSLAASYKDLVDKGLLEESSLSEADLQQLLAFFETTMGKRIIHPKSQVYREQPFSYLLPYRQLKSSTGLALNDKVLIHGIIDGFLIDENDQVWLFDYKTDHIGYLPVKEQRQVLLKRYRVQMSLYKKALTSILERPVDYAVLIALDSLETFPVE
- the ltrA gene encoding group II intron reverse transcriptase/maturase, which codes for MGKAEKLRKQRSLQRNKVEPEKYVDVLSGRAIEYMKRHDGSLMSLVVREENLMRAAQLVRKNKGAAGIDGVSAEAAEAEVRKYLRPLQQKLMNATYKPQPVKRVEIPKANGGVRRLGIPVVRDRIVQQAIRQVIEPIIDPQLSPYSHGFRKGKSAHSALKQCVDYYETGYKVVVDCDLKNCFDNFNQDKMIHYLEQMVKDPAISRILRRFMSAGVIDMSGQFIDSHTGTPQGGVISPLLCNVYLNELDRELERRGHRFVRYADDFAIFVKSKRAGERVLKSITTYIEKDLRLTVNHEKSQVGSPTRLKFLGCLIKPTRKGCRFRPTNEAKKKFKAKLKRLTSRKRPGTFKTIVKEINQVTQGWINYFGVGYIKTYIEEIEQWLNHRLRQLILKRWKNCRTKIIRLMRLGLDSESAKRIAFSRKKYWRLSKTPEVHYALTTKRLRQWGLKSLTLLAESAYLRY